In the Anaerostipes caccae L1-92 genome, CACGACTTTCATGTCTTTAAATCCCGTTTCCTTCTTCATCTGCTCAATGATATATTTGGTCTCCCCGATCACTCCGTACATAAGTCCCGCCTGCATGCTTGTGATCGTATTTGTGGCAAGGATACTCTCCGGCGTCTTGATCTCGATCTCCGGAAGTCTTGCCGCTCCCTTCCATAATGCATTGGCAGAGGTTCGGATGCCCGGTGCGGTGACTCCGGCCAGAAATACTCCGTCTTCCGTAACCACGTCATAGGTAGTGGCCGTCCCGTAATCGATTACCAGAGTAGGCCCCCCGTAAATTTCATAGGCAGCTACAAGGTCCACGATACGGTCTGCTCCTACCTCCCTGGGATTCAGTCTTCCCAAGTTGATTCCTGTCTTGATGCCGGGTCCGACGATCACCGGAGTCACATCAAAATATTTGATGATTCCGTTGGTGAGAGAATACATGATATTCGGCACAACCGATCCGATGATCGCAGCGCTGATCTGTTTTGTATCCAGCCCCTTGGCGGCGATCATATCCCGGATCAGGATTCCGAACTCATCTGAAGTTCTCGGAAGTTTCGTTGTGATACGAAACAGTTCCACCAGATCCTTCTCCACAAAGATACCAGCTGTAATATTGGTATTTCCCACGTCCATAGTCAATAACATTGCTTATACCTCTTCTCCCAGAAAGAACACCCGAAAAAACAGTTCCAGCGATTCCCAGAGATCCGCTCTGTCCCGCTGCATTTCTTTTATCTTCAGTGCACTTCCGATTTCATCATAAAAATAATCATTTTCCGCTGCTGTCGTTTTAAATGACAGCTTCCCGTCCTCATCAAACTCAAGCGTTAAGATGCCCCCGATCTCTTCTGTGTACAGCACACAGGCAATCTTTAATTCATCCTTGATCTGCTGGGGAAGGGATTCAAAATCTTCATTTAAATAATATTTCTTTTCATATCCATTGGAACCGCATAGAGTTATGGTCTCCTGATACATACTTCCTCCTGTTTATACACTGTAACCGTGGATTCCCCGTATCGATACTTCTCCAGAAAAAATCTCTCTGGTCCGTCCAAGAGAATCTTCCACGATCAATTCTCCGCGCCGGTTGATCCCCCCGGACTTACACATATATTCATCATTTCCCCTCATAACTTTGATTTCCTGTCCGCGATGCGCAAGAAAACTGTTGTATTCTTCCATCAGCATGGAAAAATCCTGAGTTTTTTTAAAGATCTCATAATCATGCTCAAAATGTTCCAAAACTCTGCAGAGAAGTGCGATCCGGTCAGCAGGTTTTCCCGTCTCTAAAAACAGAGACGTAGCTTTGTCCCTGACTTCTTCCGGAAATTGTTCAATATTGGCATTGATCCCGATCCCTACAACAATATAATTCAGTTCATCCATCTGAGCACTCAGTTCCGTGAGGATTCCGCATACTTTTTTTCCGTTGATCAGGACATCATTGGGCCATTTGATCTTTCCGTCAATGCCTGCTGCATCTTTGATTCCTTTTTCTACAGCCAGAGCCGCCACAAGGGTCAGCATGGAGCTGTTTTCCAGTTCCACATCCGGTCTCAGCACAAAACTCATCCAGACACCCTGTCCCGGCACTGAAACCCAGGAACGGCCTCTTCTGCCCTTCCCTGAAGTCTGCTCTTCCGCCGTCACAAGTGTCCCATGAGAAGCTCCCGCCTCCGCGAGTCTCCTCGCCTCCAGATTGGTGGAATCCACTGTCTTCATCACCTTAACCGTTTTACCAAGCCAGGAAGTTGACAGACTGCTCTTTATATCTTCTGCCAGAAGAATATCCGGGCTTTTCACCAGTTTATATCCCTTATTACTCACAGAGTCAATGACGTAGCCTTCTTCTTTTAATGCCTTTATATGTTTCCAGACTGCGGTTCTCGACACCCCGAATGTTTCGCACAATTCCTGCCCGGATACATAGCCGCCGCATTGTTTTAATCGTATGAGTATCTTTTCTTTCATTGTTTATTTTTCCCCGAGTGTTGCAACCATAACCGCCTTAATCGTATGCATGCGGTTCTCCGCCTCATCAAAAATCACTTCTGCATGTTTTTCAAATACATCTTCCGTGACTTCATTTCCTTTTACCGCCGGCAGACAGTGCATGACAACGGTTGTATCCTTCTCTGTTTTCTTCATCAGTTCATCGTTGACCTGGAAGGGCTTCAGAAGAGCCACCCTCTCTGCGGCTTTGTCTTCTTCCCCCATAGAGCACCAAACGTCGGTATAAATACAGTCGGCTCCCTTCACGGCATCGGTGTCTTCGGTAAAGGTAAGTTTGGCTCCGGATTCCTTGGCATACGTTCTGCACTGCTCGATTAATTCTTCTTTCGGCCACAGGCTCTTAGGCGCCAGACAGGTGAAGTTAATCCCCATCTTTGCACATCCGATCATTAACGAATTGCCCATGTTATTGCGTCCGTCCCCTGCGAAAACGAAGTTTAATCCCTTTAATTCTCCGAACTGTTCTCTCAGAGTCAGAAAGTCTGCCAAAATCTGTGTCGGATGATAATCATCAGTAAGTCCGTTCCATACCGGAACACCGCTGTA is a window encoding:
- a CDS encoding type III pantothenate kinase, which translates into the protein MLLTMDVGNTNITAGIFVEKDLVELFRITTKLPRTSDEFGILIRDMIAAKGLDTKQISAAIIGSVVPNIMYSLTNGIIKYFDVTPVIVGPGIKTGINLGRLNPREVGADRIVDLVAAYEIYGGPTLVIDYGTATTYDVVTEDGVFLAGVTAPGIRTSANALWKGAARLPEIEIKTPESILATNTITSMQAGLMYGVIGETKYIIEQMKKETGFKDMKVVATGGLGKMISREVPEINCFDDTLTLKGLRIIYEKQQ
- a CDS encoding DUF6145 family protein codes for the protein MYQETITLCGSNGYEKKYYLNEDFESLPQQIKDELKIACVLYTEEIGGILTLEFDEDGKLSFKTTAAENDYFYDEIGSALKIKEMQRDRADLWESLELFFRVFFLGEEV
- a CDS encoding biotin--[acetyl-CoA-carboxylase] ligase gives rise to the protein MKEKILIRLKQCGGYVSGQELCETFGVSRTAVWKHIKALKEEGYVIDSVSNKGYKLVKSPDILLAEDIKSSLSTSWLGKTVKVMKTVDSTNLEARRLAEAGASHGTLVTAEEQTSGKGRRGRSWVSVPGQGVWMSFVLRPDVELENSSMLTLVAALAVEKGIKDAAGIDGKIKWPNDVLINGKKVCGILTELSAQMDELNYIVVGIGINANIEQFPEEVRDKATSLFLETGKPADRIALLCRVLEHFEHDYEIFKKTQDFSMLMEEYNSFLAHRGQEIKVMRGNDEYMCKSGGINRRGELIVEDSLGRTREIFSGEVSIRGIHGYSV
- the argF gene encoding ornithine carbamoyltransferase; its protein translation is MNLKGRNFLTLKDFTPEEISYLLDLAAQLKEDKKKGITGDSLKGKNIALIFEKPSTRTRCAFTIGCIDEGGHPEYLGKDDIQLGYKESVEDTARVLGRMFDGIEFRGFLHENVEKLAKYSGVPVWNGLTDDYHPTQILADFLTLREQFGELKGLNFVFAGDGRNNMGNSLMIGCAKMGINFTCLAPKSLWPKEELIEQCRTYAKESGAKLTFTEDTDAVKGADCIYTDVWCSMGEEDKAAERVALLKPFQVNDELMKKTEKDTTVVMHCLPAVKGNEVTEDVFEKHAEVIFDEAENRMHTIKAVMVATLGEK